A segment of the Fibrobacter succinogenes subsp. succinogenes S85 genome:
TCGGCGATGTGCTCTTGTATATGGCGCGATGGCGGAGCGTTTCGTAGAGAATCTTGATCAGTGGCTTGTTCTCAACAGATGCGGATTCCGATTGCAAACGGACGAGCTTAAAGTCCTGTAAAATGATTAATAGTTTATATGTACCAAGTGCGGAAAGTTTTGAAAATTGAGCGATTTCGTCTTGTAGTGCGACTAAACTAATATCTTTTGCTGGCATTCTCGAAAGCACAAACAACAGCGACGGGAAAGTTGTGATCAAGTCGCTTTTGCGCTTGTTCTCTTGCGCAATGTGGTTGCGCTGTGTGAGGAACGCGAGAATGGACTTGAGCCAGATGGGCTGTTCTTTCATCGTGTCGTGCAAGGCGCTTTGCGGAACGACTTCGATTTCGCAATCTTCTTCGGCGTGGACCGTGTATTCCATGGGCTCGCCTGCGATGAGGCTGAGTTCGCCAAATGTGGATCCAGGGCCGAAATTCAGGACTTGTGTGCCGTTTTGCTCGTCCTTGGAAGTTGCTGTAAGCGCACCGCTTTTGACGATGTAAAATGAATGGGTGAGGTCGCCTTGCAGGCAGAGATTTTCGCCTTCTCTTAAAATCATTTGACCGTCCCCTTGAGATTT
Coding sequences within it:
- a CDS encoding Crp/Fnr family transcriptional regulator, with translation MILREGENLCLQGDLTHSFYIVKSGALTATSKDEQNGTQVLNFGPGSTFGELSLIAGEPMEYTVHAEEDCEIEVVPQSALHDTMKEQPIWLKSILAFLTQRNHIAQENKRKSDLITTFPSLLFVLSRMPAKDISLVALQDEIAQFSKLSALGTYKLLIILQDFKLVRLQSESASVENKPLIKILYETLRHRAIYKSTSPNILSLTDQAILTAFVKAACDKGELQSDGLVAVNLNDLIEQTKRTMHGMSLTPRNFETLLQKQLLKELPKDKYCANFDRLLNLLELNRIYPLLDKKLL